In one window of Haemophilus parainfluenzae DNA:
- the tusA gene encoding sulfurtransferase TusA produces MTEMTVDKTLDTVGLRCPEPVMLVRKNIRHMNEGEVLLILADDPATTRDIPSFCQFMEHTLLASETQNTPFKYWVKKGQ; encoded by the coding sequence ATGACTGAAATGACTGTTGATAAAACCCTTGATACCGTTGGTTTACGTTGTCCTGAACCCGTGATGCTCGTGAGAAAAAATATTCGTCATATGAACGAAGGTGAAGTGCTGCTTATTTTGGCAGACGACCCAGCCACGACTCGCGATATTCCCAGTTTCTGCCAATTTATGGAACATACTCTTTTAGCGAGTGAAACCCAAAACACACCTTTCAAATACTGGGTGAAAAAAGGTCAATAA
- the hemG gene encoding menaquinone-dependent protoporphyrinogen IX dehydrogenase: MKTLILYSSYDGQTKKIAEFMAQHLEGEVSISPLMEELDFQFFDRVIIGASVRYGHFNKQVYRFVERHHELLNAKSAVFFGVGLTARKEGKDTPEGNVYVRKFLQRIKWTPAKVAVFAGALLYPRYKWIDRVMIQLIMKITDGETDTTKEIEYTDWGKVKAFAESLNS; the protein is encoded by the coding sequence ATGAAGACATTAATTTTATATTCAAGCTATGATGGACAAACTAAAAAGATTGCTGAATTTATGGCTCAGCATCTTGAAGGGGAAGTATCTATATCACCATTGATGGAAGAACTCGATTTTCAATTTTTTGATCGTGTGATTATTGGAGCATCCGTTCGTTATGGCCACTTTAATAAACAGGTATATCGTTTTGTGGAGCGTCATCACGAATTATTGAATGCAAAAAGTGCGGTCTTTTTTGGTGTAGGTTTGACTGCGAGAAAAGAAGGGAAAGATACGCCAGAGGGAAATGTCTATGTTCGTAAGTTCCTTCAGCGTATAAAATGGACACCAGCAAAAGTAGCTGTATTTGCAGGTGCACTGCTCTATCCACGTTATAAATGGATTGATCGTGTCATGATCCAATTGATTATGAAAATTACAGACGGCGAAACTGATACGACAAAAGAGATTGAATATACTGACTGGGGAAAAGTAAAGGCATTTGCAGAAAGCCTGAATTCGTAG
- the selA gene encoding L-seryl-tRNA(Sec) selenium transferase, whose protein sequence is MTALFQQLPSVDKFLKTPEGEILLTEFGHSAVVRELRQLLSEGREFIKQHQHLPHFFADHLSTLHHLQHRLSQQNHVQIKSVHNLTGTVLHTNLGRALWAKSAQQAALHAMKGNVALEYDLEEGKRSHRDNYISELLAQLTGAEAACIVNNNAAAVLLMLATFAKDKEVIISRGELIEIGGAFRIPDIMAQAGCKLVEVGTTNRTHLKDYRQAINENTAFLMKVHCSNYHISGFTASVSEQELVELGQEFDIPVMTDLGSGALIDLSQYDLPNEPTVQEKVAQGVNLVSFSGDKLLGGTQAGIIVGKKEWIAQLQAHPLKRVLRCDKVILAGLEATLRLYLQPEKLTETLPTLHLLTQSMDVLKEKAEQLKACLANRLKDYLVEIEESFAQIGSGSQPMATIPSLAVTIAEKTETKLTALLKVFKALEQPIIGRVEKGKIWLDLRSVADFKALLDTVEKL, encoded by the coding sequence ATGACCGCACTTTTTCAACAACTTCCCTCGGTAGATAAATTTTTAAAAACACCAGAGGGTGAAATACTTTTAACTGAATTTGGTCATTCAGCTGTCGTGCGTGAATTGCGCCAATTATTGTCTGAAGGGCGTGAGTTTATCAAACAACATCAACATTTACCGCACTTTTTTGCTGATCACCTAAGTACATTACATCATTTACAGCATCGTTTGTCTCAACAAAATCATGTGCAAATTAAATCAGTCCATAATTTAACGGGCACGGTATTACACACAAATTTAGGGCGAGCCTTATGGGCTAAAAGTGCACAGCAAGCAGCACTTCATGCGATGAAAGGTAACGTTGCGCTGGAATATGATTTGGAAGAAGGCAAACGCAGTCATCGGGATAATTATATTAGTGAGTTATTGGCACAACTCACAGGCGCAGAGGCAGCTTGTATCGTTAACAATAATGCTGCAGCCGTACTCTTGATGTTGGCAACCTTTGCAAAAGATAAAGAAGTCATTATTTCTCGCGGGGAATTAATTGAAATTGGCGGAGCATTTCGCATTCCGGACATTATGGCTCAAGCAGGCTGTAAACTTGTTGAAGTGGGAACAACAAACCGCACACATTTGAAAGATTATCGTCAAGCAATCAATGAAAACACTGCGTTCTTAATGAAAGTACATTGCAGTAACTATCATATTAGTGGATTTACTGCTTCGGTTTCAGAACAAGAGTTGGTTGAGCTAGGACAAGAATTTGATATTCCAGTGATGACGGATCTTGGTAGTGGGGCATTGATTGATCTAAGCCAATATGATTTACCGAATGAGCCAACGGTGCAAGAAAAAGTCGCACAGGGCGTAAACTTGGTGTCATTCTCGGGTGATAAATTATTGGGTGGCACACAAGCCGGTATTATCGTCGGTAAAAAAGAGTGGATTGCTCAGTTACAAGCTCATCCACTAAAGCGCGTATTACGTTGCGATAAAGTGATTTTAGCCGGGCTTGAGGCAACATTGCGCCTTTATCTCCAACCTGAAAAACTCACTGAGACATTGCCAACTTTGCATTTGCTCACCCAATCAATGGATGTATTAAAAGAAAAAGCCGAACAACTTAAAGCCTGTTTAGCAAACCGCTTAAAAGATTACCTGGTTGAGATTGAAGAAAGCTTTGCTCAGATTGGGAGTGGTTCTCAACCGATGGCGACGATTCCTTCTCTCGCGGTAACGATTGCCGAAAAAACAGAGACAAAATTGACCGCACTTTTAAAAGTATTCAAAGCTTTAGAACAGCCGATAATCGGTCGTGTTGAGAAAGGAAAAATTTGGTTAGATTTACGTAGTGTGGCCGACTTTAAGGCACTATTAGATACGGTGGAAAAATTATGA
- a CDS encoding RsiV family protein, whose product MKKTLISALILTSLFTVTGCEDKEAKATIEQQTRTIAQLTAENTQLKAEKEKAEKVIPAIIAQDDVLFDKEETIKYPKSAKEDEYVPEEGKLHYSISTLKTNIEWLDKLLLEQISKNADGKPRSREQLIADYQKEYDEAKKEMLESPIIGVDETLDLAFNHQRGKLAVFLINYYSYGGGAHGIGGYHYLNIDLETKKRLSFDDVFKPNQQAKLKEILWERYTRYGEVKDEEAFTSKDTFEVTDNFYLDHDGIHFVYNVYEIASYAEGPQELVIEWWNAPALLKPEFIQKKYYPVSSNTAE is encoded by the coding sequence ATGAAAAAGACACTGATTTCAGCCTTAATTTTAACCTCACTTTTTACTGTAACAGGTTGCGAAGATAAAGAAGCGAAAGCAACGATTGAGCAACAAACACGGACAATTGCACAACTAACGGCAGAAAATACGCAATTAAAAGCTGAAAAAGAAAAGGCTGAAAAGGTTATTCCGGCAATTATTGCTCAAGATGATGTGCTTTTTGATAAAGAGGAAACCATCAAATACCCTAAATCGGCCAAAGAAGATGAATATGTGCCAGAGGAAGGTAAACTTCATTATAGTATTTCTACACTAAAAACGAATATTGAGTGGCTAGATAAACTGCTTTTAGAACAAATTTCAAAAAATGCAGATGGCAAACCAAGAAGTCGTGAGCAGCTTATTGCGGATTACCAGAAAGAATATGATGAAGCTAAAAAAGAGATGTTGGAATCTCCTATAATTGGGGTTGATGAAACCTTAGATTTAGCTTTTAATCACCAAAGAGGTAAGCTTGCTGTATTTTTAATAAACTATTACAGCTATGGTGGTGGCGCTCATGGCATTGGTGGTTATCATTATCTTAATATTGATTTAGAAACAAAAAAACGACTTTCATTTGATGATGTGTTTAAACCAAATCAGCAAGCTAAATTAAAAGAGATACTTTGGGAACGTTATACTCGATATGGTGAGGTAAAAGATGAGGAAGCATTTACATCAAAAGACACTTTTGAAGTGACCGATAATTTCTATTTAGATCATGATGGGATTCACTTTGTGTATAACGTGTATGAAATTGCGTCTTATGCAGAAGGACCGCAGGAGCTTGTGATTGAGTGGTGGAATGCTCCTGCTTTATTGAAGCCTGAATTTATTCAGAAAAAATATTACCCCGTTTCGAGTAATACGGCAGAATAA
- the tuf gene encoding elongation factor Tu has product MSKEKFERTKPHVNVGTIGHVDHGKTTLTAAITTVLAKHYGGAARAFDQIDNAPEEKARGITINTSHVEYDTPTRHYAHVDCPGHADYVKNMITGAAQMDGAILVVAATDGPMPQTREHILLGRQVGVPYIIVFLNKCDMVDDEELLELVEMEVRELLSQYDFPGDDTPIVRGSALQALNGVAEWEEKILELANHLDTYIPEPERAIDQPFLLPIEDVFSISGRGTVVTGRVERGIIRTGDEVEIVGIKPTAKTTVTGVEMFRKLLDEGRAGENIGALLRGTKREEIERGQVLAKPGSITPHTDFESEVYVLSKDEGGRHTPFFKGYRPQFYFRTTDVTGTIELPEGVEMVMPGDNIKMTVSLIHPIAMDQGLRFAIREGGRTVGAGVVAKIIK; this is encoded by the coding sequence ATGTCTAAAGAAAAATTTGAACGTACAAAACCGCACGTAAACGTGGGTACAATCGGCCACGTTGACCACGGTAAAACAACTTTAACAGCAGCAATCACAACCGTATTAGCAAAACACTACGGTGGTGCAGCTCGTGCATTCGATCAAATCGATAACGCGCCAGAAGAAAAAGCGCGTGGTATCACCATCAACACATCACACGTTGAATACGATACTCCAACTCGTCACTACGCACACGTTGACTGCCCAGGACACGCGGACTATGTTAAAAACATGATTACCGGTGCGGCGCAAATGGACGGTGCTATTTTAGTAGTAGCGGCGACAGATGGTCCAATGCCACAAACTCGTGAGCACATCTTATTAGGTCGCCAAGTAGGTGTACCTTACATCATCGTATTCTTAAACAAATGCGACATGGTAGATGACGAAGAGTTATTAGAATTAGTAGAAATGGAAGTTCGTGAACTTCTTTCTCAATATGACTTCCCAGGTGATGATACGCCAATCGTACGTGGTTCTGCATTACAAGCATTAAACGGCGTTGCAGAATGGGAAGAAAAAATCCTTGAGTTAGCAAACCACTTAGATACTTACATTCCTGAACCAGAGCGTGCAATTGACCAACCGTTCCTTCTTCCAATCGAAGACGTGTTCTCAATTTCAGGTCGTGGTACAGTAGTAACAGGTCGTGTTGAGCGTGGAATCATCCGTACTGGTGATGAAGTTGAAATCGTAGGTATCAAACCAACAGCGAAAACAACTGTAACTGGTGTTGAAATGTTCCGTAAATTACTTGACGAAGGTCGTGCAGGTGAAAACATCGGTGCATTATTACGTGGTACTAAACGTGAAGAAATCGAACGTGGTCAAGTGTTAGCGAAACCAGGTTCAATCACTCCACACACTGATTTCGAATCAGAAGTTTACGTATTATCAAAAGATGAAGGTGGTCGTCACACTCCATTCTTCAAAGGTTACCGTCCACAGTTCTATTTCCGTACAACTGACGTAACTGGTACAATCGAATTACCAGAAGGCGTGGAAATGGTAATGCCTGGTGATAACATCAAAATGACAGTAAGCTTAATCCACCCAATCGCGATGGACCAAGGTTTACGTTTCGCAATCCGTGAAGGTGGCCGTACAGTAGGTGCTGGTGTTGTTGCGAAAATCATCAAATAA
- the mazG gene encoding nucleoside triphosphate pyrophosphohydrolase produces the protein MHYSIQDFIQLIAQLRNPNGGCPWDLKQNYESMIPCLTEETYEVIDAIQKKDIVNLREELGDLLLQVVFFSQLASEDGYFTFDDVLNDISKKIVRRHPHVFGDATAGNEEEALARWNSIKAQEKSVQEKYSILDDIPNAFPALLRAQKMQKQCSKIGFDWDDVEPVLAKVEEELQEVRDEINQTSRNQEKIEEEIGDLFFATVNLSRHLKCNAEETLRKANNKFEQRFRKVEEKALERGSSIKDLSLIEMDILWDEVKKEEK, from the coding sequence ATGCATTATTCCATTCAAGATTTTATTCAATTAATTGCCCAATTACGTAATCCTAATGGCGGTTGTCCTTGGGATCTTAAACAAAATTATGAATCAATGATTCCTTGTTTAACCGAAGAAACTTATGAAGTCATTGATGCCATCCAAAAGAAAGACATTGTTAATTTAAGGGAAGAACTTGGCGATCTTTTATTACAGGTTGTATTTTTTAGCCAGCTTGCTTCTGAAGATGGTTATTTCACATTTGATGATGTTCTTAATGATATTTCTAAAAAGATTGTACGTCGTCATCCTCATGTGTTTGGAGATGCCACAGCTGGAAATGAAGAAGAGGCATTAGCTCGTTGGAATAGTATCAAAGCACAAGAGAAATCAGTTCAAGAAAAATACTCTATTCTAGATGATATTCCGAATGCTTTTCCTGCATTGTTAAGAGCACAAAAAATGCAAAAACAATGTTCAAAGATTGGTTTTGATTGGGATGATGTTGAACCTGTATTAGCTAAAGTTGAAGAAGAATTGCAAGAAGTAAGGGATGAAATCAATCAAACTTCTCGTAATCAAGAAAAAATAGAAGAGGAGATCGGGGATTTATTTTTCGCAACGGTTAATTTGTCTCGCCATCTCAAATGCAATGCGGAAGAAACTTTGCGTAAGGCGAATAATAAATTTGAACAACGTTTTCGAAAAGTTGAAGAAAAGGCATTAGAACGAGGTTCATCAATTAAAGATCTTTCTTTAATCGAAATGGATATTTTGTGGGATGAAGTAAAAAAAGAAGAAAAATAA
- a CDS encoding TrkH family potassium uptake protein codes for MHILSIIRIIGILIMCFSGTMLIPAFVALIYGDGGGKAFMQAFVLSFTVGTLFWWPCHHHKQELRSREGFLIVVAFWFVLGGLATLPLLLFDSPHLTVASAVFEAFSGLTTTGATVMTGLDNLPKAILFYRQFLQWLGGMGIIVLAIAIIPLLGIGGMQLYRAEMSGPMKDQKIRPRITETAKALWFIYFFLTISCALAYWLAGMTPFDAITHSFSTVSIGGFSTHDESIGYFNSSMINFITVIFLWISACNFALHFRAFSTLGRENLLKIYTKDPEFRFFMSIQILLIVTCTLVMISYQYFDSSWQDFEQVVFQAVSISTTTGYTTSSFAEWPSFVPMLLIIASFIGGCAGSVGGGLRVARILVLYLQGARELKRFVHPNLVYPIKWGKSVLDERVIGSIWAFFSAYLLVFIICLLSVIACGVEPFDAFNAVLASINNLGPALGSVNSNMTAMPDSAKWVLTIAMVCGRLEIFTLLALFTPAFWKA; via the coding sequence GTGCATATTTTATCCATTATTCGGATTATCGGCATTTTGATCATGTGCTTTTCCGGCACGATGCTGATTCCAGCCTTTGTGGCGCTTATTTATGGTGATGGTGGCGGTAAAGCATTTATGCAAGCTTTTGTATTAAGCTTCACTGTGGGAACGTTGTTTTGGTGGCCTTGTCATCATCATAAGCAAGAATTGCGCTCTCGAGAAGGTTTTTTAATTGTAGTGGCGTTTTGGTTTGTCTTAGGTGGGCTAGCAACCTTGCCATTGTTGTTATTTGATTCACCTCATTTAACGGTGGCTTCTGCCGTATTTGAGGCGTTTTCTGGGTTAACAACCACGGGTGCCACAGTCATGACTGGGTTAGATAATTTACCAAAAGCTATTTTATTTTACCGCCAATTTTTGCAATGGTTAGGTGGTATGGGGATCATTGTGCTGGCGATTGCAATCATTCCTCTATTGGGGATTGGCGGAATGCAGTTGTATCGTGCAGAAATGTCTGGTCCAATGAAAGATCAGAAGATACGACCAAGGATAACAGAAACAGCAAAGGCGCTATGGTTTATTTATTTCTTTTTAACCATATCCTGCGCCTTGGCTTATTGGCTAGCGGGTATGACACCATTTGATGCGATTACACATAGTTTTTCGACGGTATCCATTGGCGGATTTTCTACACATGATGAGAGTATAGGGTATTTTAATAGCTCGATGATTAATTTTATCACAGTTATTTTCTTATGGATTTCTGCTTGTAACTTCGCATTGCACTTCAGAGCATTTTCGACTTTAGGACGCGAAAATCTCTTGAAGATTTATACAAAAGATCCAGAATTCCGCTTCTTTATGAGTATTCAAATTTTGCTTATCGTGACTTGTACATTGGTGATGATAAGCTATCAATATTTTGATTCCTCATGGCAAGATTTTGAGCAAGTGGTATTTCAAGCCGTATCGATTTCGACGACAACTGGCTACACCACATCGAGTTTCGCTGAGTGGCCCTCTTTTGTGCCGATGTTATTAATTATTGCCTCTTTTATTGGGGGCTGTGCAGGCTCAGTGGGTGGCGGTTTGCGTGTTGCGCGGATTTTAGTGCTATATCTTCAAGGTGCAAGAGAGCTAAAACGATTTGTTCACCCAAATTTAGTGTATCCTATTAAATGGGGCAAAAGTGTTCTCGATGAACGAGTGATTGGGAGTATTTGGGCTTTTTTCTCTGCCTATTTATTAGTATTCATCATTTGTTTATTAAGTGTGATTGCATGTGGCGTTGAGCCTTTTGATGCATTTAATGCAGTATTGGCAAGTATTAACAACCTTGGACCAGCTTTAGGTTCAGTAAACAGTAATATGACAGCAATGCCCGATAGTGCCAAATGGGTACTGACTATTGCGATGGTTTGTGGGCGATTAGAGATTTTCACATTATTGGCGCTTTTCACGCCAGCATTTTGGAAGGCATAA
- the selB gene encoding selenocysteine-specific translation elongation factor, whose amino-acid sequence MIIVTSGHVDHGKTALLQALTGTNTAHLPEEKKRGMTIDLGYAYLPLKEKVLGFIDVPGHEKFLANMLAGLGGVHYAMLIVAADEGIAAQTKEHLAILRQLQFTEIMVVITKADRATDEQIEALKTQIQTDYPFLAESHYFITSAQTGLGIDALRDYLANLPELAEINKPFRYAIDRVFSVKGAGTVVTGTAFAGTVTIDDELFLSTGQKVRVKNIHAQNTPSEKGLAGQRLALNLNVDLDRIPMQRGDWLLASEPLEPTDRITIEITPEVNLKDSQPVHIYHAASRTTGKLTLLESKNAMKNDRTLAEVILEQPLFLAFGDKLILRSGDAKALIGGAKVLEIHSPKRYKRTEARLAFLAKLNQAQTATQRIGLTLQKEAISAQALMWSEQLTENQLAEALAENGDIRFQNWCFNRDYQREKTQQILTALATYHEQHNDQLGLSKARLYRIATLNQPENLIYHFIEEMLDEGQLQQTRGWLHLPSHKIQFSAEEQSLWQAVLAEFEKAHGQAIWVRDMATALAQDESVMRNFMYKAGKLGYLTPIVKDRFFLTESIYAYARLIKQMAGEEGKVAVNELRDKLNFGRKLTVQLMEYFDRTGFLRRKGNDHILRDKDTFDL is encoded by the coding sequence ATGATCATAGTAACATCAGGACACGTCGATCATGGTAAAACAGCCCTTTTGCAAGCGCTGACAGGCACGAATACCGCCCATTTGCCGGAAGAAAAAAAACGTGGCATGACTATTGATTTGGGGTATGCCTATTTGCCTTTAAAAGAGAAAGTACTCGGGTTTATTGATGTGCCTGGCCATGAAAAGTTTCTCGCCAATATGTTGGCGGGCCTTGGTGGTGTGCATTATGCGATGCTCATTGTCGCAGCAGATGAAGGGATTGCCGCACAAACTAAAGAACATTTAGCGATTTTACGTCAGCTTCAATTTACTGAAATCATGGTAGTGATTACCAAGGCTGATCGAGCAACAGATGAGCAAATTGAGGCACTAAAAACACAAATTCAGACGGATTATCCATTCTTAGCTGAATCTCATTATTTTATTACATCAGCACAAACAGGCTTAGGTATTGATGCGTTACGTGATTATTTAGCCAATTTACCTGAATTAGCTGAAATAAATAAACCGTTCCGTTACGCCATCGACCGTGTTTTTAGCGTGAAAGGGGCGGGGACAGTGGTAACAGGGACAGCATTTGCGGGAACGGTGACCATCGATGATGAACTCTTCCTTTCTACGGGACAAAAGGTTCGCGTAAAAAATATTCATGCTCAGAATACACCGAGCGAAAAAGGTTTGGCTGGTCAACGCTTAGCGCTCAATTTAAACGTTGATTTAGATCGTATTCCAATGCAGCGCGGCGATTGGTTGTTAGCCTCAGAACCACTTGAGCCAACCGATCGTATTACCATTGAAATTACACCTGAAGTGAATTTGAAAGACAGTCAGCCTGTACACATTTATCATGCGGCAAGCCGTACGACGGGTAAGCTCACCTTGCTTGAAAGCAAAAATGCAATGAAAAATGACCGCACTTTGGCTGAGGTCATTTTAGAACAACCATTATTTTTAGCTTTCGGGGATAAATTAATTTTACGTAGTGGTGATGCGAAAGCATTAATTGGTGGTGCCAAGGTACTCGAAATTCATTCACCAAAACGTTATAAGCGCACAGAAGCTCGTCTAGCGTTCTTGGCTAAACTTAATCAGGCTCAAACCGCCACTCAACGCATTGGATTGACCTTGCAAAAAGAGGCAATTTCAGCTCAAGCTTTAATGTGGAGTGAGCAACTAACCGAAAATCAGCTGGCTGAAGCATTAGCCGAGAATGGTGATATCCGTTTCCAAAATTGGTGTTTTAATCGCGATTATCAACGTGAAAAAACGCAGCAAATTTTGACCGCACTTGCTACCTATCATGAGCAACATAATGATCAGCTAGGTTTGAGTAAAGCCCGTTTATATCGTATTGCGACTTTAAACCAACCGGAAAATCTAATTTACCATTTTATTGAAGAAATGCTTGATGAAGGCCAATTGCAGCAGACTCGTGGCTGGTTACATTTGCCTTCACACAAAATCCAATTTTCAGCTGAAGAGCAAAGCTTATGGCAAGCGGTGTTAGCTGAATTTGAGAAAGCACATGGTCAAGCCATTTGGGTACGTGATATGGCAACAGCCTTGGCGCAAGATGAAAGTGTGATGCGTAATTTTATGTATAAAGCGGGTAAATTGGGCTATCTTACGCCAATCGTAAAAGATCGTTTTTTCCTGACTGAAAGCATTTATGCTTATGCTCGCTTAATTAAGCAAATGGCAGGCGAAGAAGGTAAGGTTGCCGTAAATGAATTACGTGATAAGCTAAACTTTGGCCGAAAACTGACAGTGCAATTAATGGAATATTTTGACCGTACCGGCTTTTTACGCCGCAAAGGCAATGATCATATTCTACGTGATAAAGATACATTTGATTTATAG
- a CDS encoding OmpA family protein translates to MLLKKTLLVVSLTTVLAACSTATNEKWQNFDNKSLNENISSTDAGIVVYRDNSGESTPAVNIAVNGEYQTSLQRNGFSEVVVCAQPQRIGAFTKMQDPAYVFKHTGGKYYTLEGGKLIYFRVSVDEMGNVAMTEVDQNTAKEEMANARFQANTLSRVEYANTCGPKSYVLNASALFPFDQYSANSILPNGRDEIRAIAKDIQEYPANIRSVEVSGYTDPQGSAEYNQTLSQQRAKTVKELLVHGGVKSNLVHAAGYGAQNLKVTNCEAQHAGNTSELQVCNQPNRRVEIKLHTVNN, encoded by the coding sequence ATGCTCTTAAAGAAAACTTTACTTGTTGTAAGTTTGACGACGGTATTAGCTGCTTGTAGTACAGCAACAAATGAAAAATGGCAAAATTTTGATAATAAATCTCTAAATGAAAACATTAGTAGTACTGATGCCGGTATTGTTGTTTATCGTGATAACAGTGGCGAGTCTACTCCAGCAGTCAATATTGCTGTAAATGGTGAATATCAAACATCATTACAACGTAATGGCTTTTCAGAGGTAGTGGTATGTGCACAGCCTCAACGTATTGGCGCATTTACAAAGATGCAAGATCCTGCTTATGTTTTTAAACACACTGGCGGTAAATACTATACCTTGGAAGGCGGTAAATTAATTTATTTCCGAGTGAGTGTAGATGAGATGGGCAATGTTGCCATGACAGAGGTTGATCAAAATACAGCAAAAGAAGAGATGGCTAATGCTAGATTCCAAGCCAATACGCTCTCTCGTGTTGAATATGCAAATACTTGTGGGCCGAAAAGCTATGTATTAAATGCTTCAGCATTATTCCCATTCGATCAATATAGTGCTAACAGTATTCTTCCTAATGGTCGTGATGAAATTCGCGCTATTGCAAAAGATATTCAGGAATATCCAGCAAACATTCGTTCGGTTGAAGTATCTGGTTATACTGATCCCCAAGGTAGCGCTGAATACAACCAAACACTTTCTCAACAACGTGCAAAAACCGTAAAAGAGTTATTGGTTCATGGCGGTGTAAAATCTAATCTTGTCCATGCAGCCGGTTACGGTGCTCAAAATTTAAAAGTCACGAATTGCGAAGCACAACATGCTGGTAACACATCTGAATTACAAGTCTGTAATCAACCAAACCGTCGTGTAGAAATTAAATTACATACAGTAAATAACTAA
- a CDS encoding YigZ family protein, with product MAEYFIPKSAVIFEEEIKKSRFITYLQHTEGLEQAKAFWAAIKTQHPNARHHCWAAVAGKPTDSQQLGFSDDGEPAGTAGKPMLSTLQGSQVGEISAVVVRYYGGILLGTGGLVRAYGNGVQQALKLLETERKVERQLFQVHCDYAQLNWIQILCEQHQIEIYQQDFQVQIALQLGISEGQIKPFEQALIERSAGTLKLEEMN from the coding sequence ATGGCTGAATATTTTATCCCCAAAAGTGCGGTCATTTTTGAAGAAGAAATTAAGAAAAGTCGCTTTATTACGTATTTACAACATACGGAAGGGCTTGAGCAAGCTAAAGCTTTTTGGGCTGCAATTAAAACACAGCATCCTAATGCTCGCCATCATTGTTGGGCGGCGGTGGCCGGTAAACCAACTGACTCACAACAATTAGGTTTTTCCGATGACGGAGAACCAGCTGGAACGGCAGGAAAGCCAATGCTATCCACTTTGCAAGGTAGTCAAGTTGGTGAAATTAGTGCCGTTGTTGTTCGTTATTATGGGGGCATTTTATTAGGCACGGGTGGTTTAGTTCGTGCTTATGGAAATGGTGTGCAACAAGCTTTAAAATTATTAGAAACTGAACGAAAAGTAGAACGCCAGTTATTCCAAGTGCATTGTGATTATGCACAATTAAATTGGATTCAAATTTTATGTGAACAACATCAAATTGAAATTTATCAACAAGATTTTCAAGTGCAGATTGCATTACAGTTAGGCATTAGTGAAGGTCAAATTAAACCTTTTGAACAAGCATTAATTGAGCGTTCGGCAGGAACGTTGAAATTAGAAGAAATGAATTAA